The Rhodobacter sp. 24-YEA-8 genome window below encodes:
- a CDS encoding MOSC domain-containing protein, translated as MGHGDVISVSLAPRHGFAKSPVPEVRVVASLGIEGDAHFGAKTQHRYDKRFRRDAPNLRQVHLIAVSVYEDLHALGLDVQAGDLGENITTSGPDLTSLPEGTVLRIGDEAQLELTGLRAPCVLLDRFRPGLRAAVTGTGLDGKSFLRGGVMSLVLLSGTIRPGDRISVIPPPTPYRPLKNV; from the coding sequence ATGGGCCATGGTGACGTCATCTCGGTCAGTCTGGCGCCCAGGCACGGTTTTGCCAAGTCTCCGGTGCCTGAAGTGCGGGTGGTTGCCAGCCTTGGAATAGAGGGCGATGCCCATTTCGGCGCGAAAACGCAGCATCGCTATGATAAGCGGTTCAGACGGGACGCCCCGAACCTCCGCCAGGTTCATCTTATTGCAGTCTCTGTTTACGAAGATCTTCACGCATTGGGCTTGGATGTGCAGGCTGGGGATCTGGGCGAGAACATAACGACGTCCGGCCCTGATCTCACATCCCTGCCAGAAGGCACGGTCCTGCGGATTGGCGACGAAGCGCAACTTGAATTGACCGGTCTCAGGGCGCCATGCGTGTTGCTGGATCGTTTCCGGCCGGGTTTGCGCGCGGCTGTCACCGGTACAGGCTTGGATGGCAAATCCTTTCTGCGCGGCGGCGTGATGTCACTTGTATTGCTCTCGGGGACAATTCGACCGGGGGACAGGATAAGCGTCATCCCTCCGCCGACCCCATATCGCCCCCTGAAAAACGTGTGA